The following are encoded in a window of Candida dubliniensis CD36 chromosome 4, complete sequence genomic DNA:
- a CDS encoding nuclear GTPase, putative (Similar to S. cerevisiae NUG1;~In S. cerevisiae: associates with nuclear 60S pre-ribosomes, required for export of 60S ribosomal subunits from the nucleus), whose amino-acid sequence MRVKKPTSKRTTTRMREGIKKKAAAKRRKDKKLAKKDVTWKSRKSKDPGIPASFPYKDKIITELEEGRRIEKERREQLKLQKQQEKEEALARGEIVEDDDEMDEDDQEEGDGANGLAALLESAQQAAKEYDGDDYEDNENEEMADSEEDVEYEISDIEDTQDEEFGELEKSRKAYDKIFKTVVDEADVILYVLDARDPESTRSRKVEQAVLQNPGKRLILVLNKVDLIPTHALNQWLNFLKSSFPTVPVKAAPGATNSTSFNKNLTNSMTSDALLKALKSYASKSNLKRSVIVGVIGYPNVGKSSIINALTNRHGNNSKACPVGNQAGVTTSLREVKIDNKLKVLDSPGIVFPDELVNAKKQSRTQQLAKLALLSAIPPKQIVDPIPAITMLLKKMSKDTEMADGLKSFYQLPPLPSNDLNEFVKHFLIHIARSKGRLGRGGVPNLESAAMSVLNDWRDGRIIGWTLPKASKSAAGVSSEEVNLDAPKSSLRGEKEPPKVEQTTIVSTWAKEFDLDGLLGDNFGLE is encoded by the coding sequence atgaGAGTGAAAAAGCCAACATCTAAAAGAACTACCACTCGTATGAGAGAAGGtattaagaaaaaagcTGCAgccaaaagaagaaaggaCAAGAAATTGGCAAAGAAAGACGTCACCTggaaatcaagaaaatcTAAGGATCCAGGTATTCCAGCTAGTTTTCCTTACAAGGATAAGATCATAACAGAATTAGAAgaaggaagaagaatagagaaagaaagaagagagcaattaaaattgcaaaaacaacaagaaaaagaagaagctTTGGCAAGAGGggaaattgttgaagaCGACGATGAAATGGATGAAGATGATCAAGAAGAAGGGGATGGAGCCAATGGATTGGCTGCATTATTGGAATCAGCTCAACAAGCTGCTAAAGAGTATGATGGCGATGACTATGAGGATAACGAAAATGAAGAGATGGCTGATTCCGAAGAGGATGTAGAATATGAAATTAGTGATATCGAAGATACCCAAGACGAAGAGTTTGGAGAATTAGAGAAATCCCGTAAGGCTTatgataaaattttcaaaacagTGGTGGATGAAGCTGACGTCATATTATATGTTTTAGATGCGAGAGATCCAGAGTCTACCAGATCAAGAAAAGTAGAACAAGCTGTATTGCAAAATCCAGGAAAGAGGttgattttagttttaaatAAAGTCGATTTAATTCCAACTCATGCTTTGAATCAATGGctcaatttcttgaaatcaTCTTTCCCTACAGTGCCTGTCAAGGCTGCACCAGGTGCCACTAATTCCACATCGTTTAACAAAAACTTGACAAACTCCATGACTTCAGATGCTTTATTAAAAGCATTGAAAAGTTATGCTAGTAAATCTAACTTGAAAAGATCAGTTATTGTGGGGGTTATTGGATATCCAAATGTAGggaaatcatcaataataaatgcaTTAACCAACAGACACGGAAATAATTCCAAAGCTTGTCCTGTCGGTAACCAAGCTGGTGTTACCACATCTTTAAGAGAAGTGAAGATTgacaacaaattgaaagtgTTGGATTCTCCAGGTATTGTGTTCCCTGATGAACTTGTGAATGCCAAAAAACAATCAAGAACACAGCAATTAGCTAAATTGGCGTTGTTATCAGCAATCCCACCAAAACAAATAGTTGACCCTATTCCAGCTATTACaatgttgttgaaaaaaatgtcCAAAGACACTGAGATGGCCGATGGATTGAAAAGTTTCTATCAGTTGCCACCCTTACCATCGAATGACTTGAATGAATTTGTCAAACATTTCTTAATTCATATTGCCAGAAGCAAAGGAAGATTGGGTAGAGGTGGTGTTCCAAACTTAGAGTCGGCTGCCATGTCTGTTTTGAATGATTGGAGAGATGGCAGAATAATCGGTTGGACGTTACCAAAAGCATCTAAGAGTGCTGCTGGTGTTTCCTCGGAAGAAGTCAATTTGGATGCTCCTAAGAGTTCATTAAGAGGTGAAAAGGAGCCACCTAAAGTTGAACAAACTACTATTGTTTCTACTTGGGCcaaagaatttgatttggacGGTCTCCTAGGTGATAATTTTGGTCTTGAATAA
- a CDS encoding conserved hypothetical protein (possibly Candida-specific), giving the protein MKPKFVTIKLISILFLYPLDCFTAIVPFRDSIELVFTPEDIKKSTDYALWKIPAVKKNFKTTVKQKLLNRLLNKDLQEINPNPYDEELFEEEQEKVKANEISNTFQIVELDIKKPNGVMRSVLKGPSSTEKNQAKLVVQSNRNTLLKNNFKESRTGNEVKHQFQELSSEHLGYSHPRRVKNIKHDFNKMPSEIPDNTADSNSDSEEDDDHDGLQDGKTVDPFYDD; this is encoded by the coding sequence ATGAAGCCAAAATTCGTTACTATCAAGCTTATatcaatactttttttATACCCCCTTGATTGTTTTACTGCAATAGTACCATTCAGAGATTCTATTGAACTTGTGTTTACCCCCGAAGATATCAAAAAAAGCACAGACTATGCTTTGTGGAAAATTCCTGCTgttaaaaagaattttaaaACTACCGTTAAGCAAAAACTACTCAACAGATTACTAAATAAGGACCTTCAGGAAATCAATCCAAATCCATATGACGAAGAGttatttgaagaagaacagGAAAAAGTGAAAGcaaatgaaatttcaaACACTTTTCAGATAGTGGAACTTGACATCAAAAAACCGAATGGTGTTATGCGATCAGTTTTGAAAGGTCCATCATCGACAGAGAAGAATCAGGCAAAGTTGGTTGTTCAAAGTAACAGAAATACACTTCTAAAAAATAACTTCAAAGAAAGTAGGACAGGAAATGAAGTAAAGCATCAGTTTCAAGAACTTAGTAGTGAACATCTTGGGTATCTGCATCCTAGACGTGTCAAGAATATCAAACACGACTTTAACAAAATGCCTAGTGAAATACCCGATAATACAGCTGATTCAAATTCAGATAGcgaagaagatgatgatcaCGATGGTTTACAAGATGGAAAGACAGTTGATCCATTTTATGACGATTAA
- a CDS encoding Golgi ATP-diphosphatase, putative (Similar to S. cerevisiae YND1;~In S. cerevisiae: apyrase with wide substrate specificity, involved in preventing the inhibition of glycosylation by hydrolyzing nucleoside tri- and diphosphates which are inhibitors of glycotransferases) produces the protein MSNLKRSDNSNEKYGIVIDSGSSGSRIQIYKWTDQQFELKSSKDQSVLQSPPKITQEKGWTKKITPGISTYNSKDKSGRIWQDHYSELLKFAEDIIPSDKQPDTPVFVLSTAGMRLLSKKDQKSILKETCSGIKQNTNFYIPTENCENFVEIIDGSTEGIYGWLGLNYLMKQFNNYDSSQDSLHESIGFMDMGGASTQIAFVPSSKEEVIKHKEDLSTVTLRNINGETQTWDLFVATWLGFGANEARKRFLNQLINLAIVNGENWNNEINDPCLPKGASMKYEHEKKQYLVQGVGNYEMCIKTIYPLLMKNMVCIDEPCLFNGIHGPKFNFEKDKFIGISEYWYTANDIFQSGGEYNFKAFNAKVKEYCESNWDDILKNSKQGQYSNLDPDKFLKDACFKASWVMNILHEGFELPRIGFETEKEDQTEEDKKITNSHVPFKSADSVEGEELSWTLGKILLFASSQIEPKEGDADAKQIGIYPSEISGRKFVPGGGSLSGEGDYSTDDEDDDFGSQFSHILYSLIFIFLLLFFLFHFGKSHFGRWSNKLRRFQIPVEVKRAVNTIGSKIPGVRHYFENIVMFSDLQDQSIILEEGIFDNTSNNTNFKTLQNQQQPASASVLRTRSAIGLNENSGNDYKGGSGQSLTNLSSYNPKGNSYYNKSFSSPKKNIYISANNSRESLARGSSNASIPRSKSSLD, from the coding sequence ATGTCGAACTTGAAAAGGTCTGATAACTCAAATGAAAAGTATGGTATTGTCATTGATTCAGGTTCGTCGGGATCCagaattcaaatatataaatggactgatcaacaatttgaattgaagTCTTCCAAAGATCAATCTGTATTACAATCACCTCCAAAGATTACGCAAGAAAAGGGATGgacaaagaaaatcacTCCGGGGATTTCTACATATAATTCAAAAGACAAATCTGGTAGAATTTGGCAGGACCATTACTCAGAATTGTTAAAGTTTGCTGAAGATATCATTCCTTCAGATAAACAGCCAGACACTCCTGTATTTGTTTTGAGTACTGCTGGGATGAGATTGTTGCTGAAAAAGgatcaaaaatcaattttaaaagaaacTTGTTCTGGTATCAAACAAAACACCAACTTTTATATCCCTACCGAAAATTGTGagaattttgttgaaataaTCGATGGGTCAACAGAAGGTATTTATGGGTGGCTTGGgctaaattatttgatgaaacaATTTAACAATTATGATAGCTCGCAAGATAGTTTGCATGAATCTATTGGATTTATGGATATGGGAGGAGCATCTACCCAAATTGCATTCGTTCCATCATCTAAAGAAGAAGTCATAAAACATAAGGAGGATCTTTCTACAGTTACTTTGAGAAACATTAATGGGGAAACTCAAACTTGGGATTTGTTTGTCGCTACATGGTTAGGTTTTGGTGCTAATGAGGCACGTAAAAGATTTctcaatcaattgattaatttggCGATTGTTAATGGAGAAAACTGgaataatgaaatcaatGATCCATGCTTACCAAAGGGAGCTTCGATGAAATATGAACACGAAAAAAAACAGTATTTGGTTCAAGGAGTGGGGAATTATGAGATGTGTATCAAAACAATCTATccattgttgatgaagaatatgGTTTGTATTGATGAACCATGTCTTTTCAACGGTATTCATGGGCCCaagtttaattttgaaaaagacAAATTCATTGGTATTTCTGAGTATTGGTATACTGCTAAcgatatttttcaaagtgGTGGTGAGTACAATTTTAAAGCATTTAATGCAAAGGTGAAGGAATACTGTGAAAGCAACTGGGATGACATCCTCAAAAATTCCAAACAGGGACAATACTCAAACTTAGATCctgataaatttttaaaggATGCATGTTTCAAAGCAAGTTGGGTCATGAATATTTTGCACGAAGGGTTTGAGTTGCCTAGGATCGGTTTTGAAACAGAAAAGGAAGATCAGACAGAAGaagacaaaaaaatcacTAATTCCCATGTTCCTTTTAAATCTGCTGATTCGGTGGAAGGAGAAGAGTTGTCATGGACTTTGGGTAAAATACTTTTATTTGCATCGTCTCAAATTGAACCAAAAGAAGGAGACGCCGATGCTAAGCAAATCGGTATATATCCAAGTGAAATCTCTGGTCGTAAATTTGTGCCAGGTGGGGGCCTGTTGTCTGGTGAGGGAGATTACTCaactgatgatgaagatgatgattttggCAGTCAATTCAGTCATATACTATACTCcttaatttttattttcttgttgttattctttttgtttcattttggaaaatctCATTTTGGAAGATGGTCCAACAAGTTAAgaagatttcaaattccAGTTGAAGTCAAAAGAGCAGTCAATACGATTGGATCCAAAATTCCCGGTGTTAGgcattattttgaaaatattgtgATGTTTCTGGACCTTCAAGACCAAAGTATAATTTTGGAGGAAGGAATATTTGATAACACGTCGAATAAtaccaatttcaaaactttACAGAATCAGCAACAGCCTGCATCTGCGAGCGTATTAAGGACAAGACTGGCAATAggattaaatgaaaattcaGGTAATGATTACAAAGGCGGTTCTGGACAGTCGCTTACAAACTTGAGTCTGTACAATCCCAAGGGGAATAGCTACTACAATAAGTCTTTTTCGTCGCCAAAGAAGAACATTTATATATCTGCCAACAATAGCCGAGAGTCATTGGCCAGAGGTTCTAGTAATGCTTCTATTCCCAGGTCTAAAAGCTCATTAgattaa
- a CDS encoding conserved hypothetical protein (possibly Candida-specific): MIVLPNTPPVAIKFKNSKVSSQLLSSRAAIELQQPVTDSTSYLIHLEEYLKCLLNYIDQNGTGNPSVICEGIPWTNVIFSKQRKIPKLGSTIDNKITWSTQNELYMTLIAITLTYLKKAAEMANAIIDEETDDVSQFNENWKHIMSYYKTGISYILYAMNLPQTQQEPPHLQINNVLLNIIHKISQVSIQIVILIKFSWINRNSFQFKEETIQTENNSTLSKVAIYILQELKVIKNLINGIEKNEQDFMLDCSHWIKYLNVIEKYINGYAGLFQSLQMYKEDKLGHALGLVHFSLLSLQSKQAIITESTKSSKNIIRSVKMKFNNKKNEVILSNLNSVSSLQIDKSAFNEKSSSSSRLILNDLNYLFDQLIKLNLKFTKENNNLKFDTIIKWSDIFVDSKWPTGCPIPISEIKPYDPHPSKKQTEEKLNYTGRGAYY, encoded by the coding sequence ATGATCGTTTTACCAAATACACCACCAGTGGCcataaaatttaaaaactCCAAAGTTTCTTCACAATTGTTATCATCACGAGCTGCCATTGAACTTCAACAACCGGTGACTGACAGCACCTCctatttgattcatttagAAGAGTATTTAAAATGTTTGCTAAACTATATAGACCAAAACGGAACTGGAAACCCTTCTGTGATATGTGAAGGTATACCATGGACAAATGTTAtcttttcaaaacaaagaaaaataccAAAATTGGGATCAACCATCGACAATAAGATCACCTGGTCGACTCAAAATGAATTGTACATGACCCTTATCGCAATAACCTTAacatatttgaaaaaagctGCAGAAATGGCCAATGCAATTATTGACGAGGAAACGGATGACGTGAGtcaatttaatgaaaactGGAAGCATATCATGTCTTACTATAAAACTGGCATTTCCTATATTTTATATGCCATGAATTTGCCACAAACTCAACAAGAACCTCCACATCTTCAGATAAACAATGTCctattgaatataattcatAAAATTTCTCAAGTATCAATTCAGATTGTtattttgatcaaatttTCTTGGATTAATAGAAACTCCTTTCAATTTAAAGAGGAAACAATACAAACAGAAAACAACTCCACCTTATCGAAAGTGGCCATCTACATATTACAAGAGTTGAAGGtgataaagaatttgattaatggTATAGAAAAAAACGAACAGGACTTTATGTTAGATTGTTCACATTGGATAAAGTATTTGAACgtgattgaaaaatatatcaATGGATATGCTGGATTATTTCAAAGTTTGCAAATGTACAAGGAGGACAAATTGGGGCATGCACTAGGCTTGGTTCATTTTAGTCTCTTATCTTTACAAAGTAAACAAGCTATTATTACAGAATCTACAAAGTCCagcaaaaatataatacGCAGtgtaaaaatgaaattcaacaacaaaaagaatgaGGTGATACTATCTAATTTGAATTCAGTTTCAAGTTTGCAGATTGACAAGTCAgcatttaatgaaaaatcttcatcatcttctaGACTAATTCTAAATGACTTGAATTATctttttgatcaattaatcaaattaaatcTCAAGTTCACtaaagaaaacaacaatttgaaatttgataCCATAATAAAATGGCTGGATATATTTGTTGACAGCAAATGGCCAACTGGTTGTCCTATTCCCATTTCGGAGATTAAACCATATGACCCACACCCAAGCAAAAAACAGACTGAAGAGAAGCTAAATTATACTGGCCGTGGAGCATATTACTAA
- a CDS encoding subunit of the exocyst complex, putative (Similar to S. cerevisiae SEC3;~In S. cerevisiae: subunit of the exocyst complex, which mediates targeting of post-Golgi vesicles to sites of active exocytosis), protein MFRSPKRSKQKQSQPQQQPQQQSRSHHHHVPNPAHLFSHPSSHRQQSPYPSSGPGSQTNSGYSTPQRNGMSPIQTNVSRMAGPNSPAGSTNSEQQRKLATDKIISDCYSKVIIDGGRKVNDVSYITHIGVIEYSHYPSAPPPPNTNFGTVKHRILVLCKKNSGRMQLQKGKYQADKNLYQIGRTWDLSELQYVKKVGPDGLILQLNKVYYWKCDEDANRVWKFARYLTQHYGIFMGKYPGLEGFSLDDFMLPTIPKSPTTTVPRSPSLNEPNPDPQLLKSRSLKRKNMPNPVLPQPPTASAAKTPPIPSKPEELYKDMDFTVNGGLPQKQMKVISRESSDRGYASKLDPGRSVHEQQQPRGSHSQSGFNSPSQDNGSHQAPPVKKHNHHPYFQKSPMNGTDSSSVVSNDSHSFVFASNDDKNHSRERVDDSSRSSRQQGSLATVAESKKSKGSQTSSSVGKQERESVASQKSAEDVVKEFSEAIPPKRKMAASATVPDFGVEEITDDSEDDQRPAPTFSIRRRQQQIKAQEKKEAQTEKVIHEQPPHHNAEATTNFTDKSSHYDEKTFASQKGLGIYPGGSGSFIEESTKLEGQNSASSNLQDLQDLLSSHIDRAQEDSFDFNDGINEKSVDDLNEIPEIRVASPSKNLNGDTHSFEGEPLEKGLNIVRKSETPENEKVNPSPIISKDQRDVEVDTLVNEIGWSVKDTTDTLMKKLSKELNNSKQDIVSKLVTIDLTNNSGTDIGSALNEVDNMTQIFQKMEVKLKLVRNELQYSAAA, encoded by the coding sequence atgtTCAGAAGTCCAAAGagatcaaaacaaaaacaatctCAACCCCAACAACAgccacaacaacaatctaGACTGCACCATCATCATGTCCCGAATCCTGCCCATTTATTTTCCCACCCTTCAAGTCATCGTCAACAGTCACCATACCCATCATCTGGACCGGGATCTCAGACCAATTCCGGATACTCCACCCCTCAAAGAAATGGAATGAGTCCGATTCAAACCAATGTGTCGAGAATGGCTGGTCCTAACTCTCCTGCCGGGAGCACCAATTCTGAACAGCAACGAAAATTAGCCACAGATAAGATTATTTCCGATTGCTATTCAAAAGTGATAATTGATGGAGGAAGAAAGGTTAATGATGTTTCTTATATAACACACATTGGTGTTATTGAGTATTCACATTACCCATCGGCCCCTCCACCTCCCAACACCAATTTCGGTACCGTCAAACATCGTATACTTGTTTTGTGCAAAAAGAATTCAGGGAGAATGCAACTACAAAAGGGGAAATATCAAGCCGATAAGAATCTCTACCAAATTGGGAGAACATGGGATTTATCGGAACTACAATATGTTAAAAAAGTTGGACCTGATGGATTAATTttacaattaaataaagtATATTATTGGAAATGTGATGAGGATGCCAACCGTGTTTGGAAATTTGCTCGTTACTTAACACAACATTACGGGATATTTATGGGGAAATACCCTGGACTTGAAGGGTTTTCGCTTGATGATTTCATGTTACCCACAATCCCGAAATCTCCAACAACTACTGTTCCTAGATCACCTTCGTTAAATGAGCCTAATCCTGATCCTCAATTGTTAAAGTCGCGTTcattgaaaagaaagaatatgCCTAACCCGGTGTTACCACAACCTCCCACTGCATCGGCAGCAAAAACCCCACCAATACCTTCCAAGCCGGAAGAGTTATACAAAGATATGGACTTTACAGTTAATGGTGGGTTGCCTCAGAAACAAATGAAGGTGATACTGCGTGAATCGAGTGATAGAGGGTATGCTAGCAAACTTGACCCAGGCCGGTCTGTTcatgaacaacaacagccTCGAGGCAGTCATCTGCAACTGGGCTTTAACAGTCCAAGCCAGGACAACGGCAGTCATCAAGCACCTCCAGTTAAAAAACACAACCACCATCCATATTTCCAGAAGTCGCCAATGAATGGAACAGATTCTTCTAGTGTTGTTAGTAATGATTCTCACAGTTTTGTGTTTGCTtcaaatgatgataaaaacCACTCCCGAGAAAGAGTGGATGATAGTTCCAGGTCTTCTAGACAGCAAGGATCCTTAGCAACTGTTGCCGAATCTAAAAAATCAAAGGGTCTGCAAACTAGTAGCTCTGTGGGTAAACAAGAAAGGGAATCTGTTGCTTCTCAGAAATCTGCCGAAGACGTTGTCAAGGAGTTTTCTGAAGCAATTCctccaaaaagaaaaatggcAGCCTCAGCAACGGTTCCTGATTTTGGTGTTGAAGAGATTACAGATGACAGTGAAGACGATCAACGACCTGCCCCTACATTTAGTATCCGTAGACGCCAGCAACAAATCAAAGCTCaagagaagaaagaagCACAGACCGAGAAAGTTATACATGAACAACCACCACATCACAATGCAGAAGCAACAACTAATTTTACTGACAAATCAAGTCATTACGATGAGAAGACTTTTGCGTCCCAAAAGGGATTAGGAATTTATCCAGGTGGTTCCGGGTCGTTTATCGAGGAATCTACAAAGTTGGAAGGTCAGAACAGTGCTAGTTCGAATCTTCAAGACTTGCAAGATTTGTTATCGTCACATATTGATAGAGCCCAAGAAGattcttttgatttcaatgaTGGGATTAACGAAAAGAGTGTTGATGACTTGAATGAGATTCCTGAGATTCGTGTGGCTAGCCCATCAAAGAATTTGAATGGTGACACACATAGTTTTGAAGGGGAACCCCTTGAGAAAGGTTTGAATATAGTTAGAAAGTCGGAAACACCAGAGAACGAGAAAGTTAACCCATCGCCAATTATTTCCAAAGACCAAAGAGATGTTGAAGTAGATACCCTAGTCAATGAGATTGGGTGGTCAGTCAAAGATACCACCGATACtttaatgaagaaattaagTAAGGAATTGAACAACAGTAAACAAGATATTGTATCGAAATTGGTTACCATCGATTTGACCAACAATTCAGGAACTGATATTGGATCTGCATTGAATGAAGTGGATAACATGACTcagatttttcaaaagatgGAAGTAAAATTGAAACTCGTACGAAACGAGCTACAATATTCTGCTGCTGCTTGA
- the ERG26 gene encoding C-3 sterol dehydrogenase, putative (Similar to S. cerevisiae ERG26;~In C. albicans and in S. cerevisiae: catalyzes the second of three steps required to remove two C-4 methyl groups from an intermediate in ergosterol biosynthesis): protein MSESLQSVLIIGGSGFLGLHLIEQFHRHCPNVAITVFDVRPLPSKLSKYFTFDPSQIQFFKGDLTSDKDVTDAINQSKCDVIVHSASPMHGLPQEVYEKVNVQGTKNLLSVAQKLHVKALVYTSSAGVIFNGQDVINADETWPYPEVHMDGYNETKAAAEEAVMKANDDDQLRTVCLRPAGIFGPGDRQLVPGLRASAKLGQSKYQLGDNNNLFDWTYVGNVADAHVLAAQKILDKSTRDEISGQTFFITNDSPTYFWTLARTVWKNDGYIDKYYIKLPYPVALTLGYISEFVAKNILKKEPGITPFRVKVVCAIRYHNIAKAKRLLGYKPEVDLETGINYTLDWMNEDL, encoded by the coding sequence ATGAGTGAATCTTTACAATCAGTATTAATCATTGGAGGCTCTGGATTTTTGGGTCTTCATTTAATAGAACAATTTCATAGACATTGTCCTAATGTTGCAATCACAGTATTTGATGTACGTCCTTTACCTTCCAAATTATCGAAATATTTCACCTTTGATCCTTCTCAAatacaatttttcaaaggaGACTTGACTTCAGATAAAGATGTTACTGATGCCATAAATCAATCTAAATGTGATGTGATTGTTCATTCAGCTTCACCTATGCATGGATTACCTCAAGAAGTTTATGAAAAAGTGAATGTTCAAGGAACAAAGAATTTACTTTCCGTTGCACAGAAATTACACGTCAAAGCTTTAGTTTATACATCATCAGCTGGTGTTATATTCAATGGACAAGATGTTATCAATGCTGATGAAACTTGGCCATACCCAGAAGTTCATATGGATGGTTATAATGAAACAAAGGCGGCAGCAGAAGAAGCCGTAATGAAAgcaaatgatgatgatcaaTTACGTACGGTATGTTTACGTCCAGCAGGTATTTTTGGACCAGGCGATCGTCAATTGGTTCCTGGATTAAGAGCCAGTGCTAAATTAGGACAACTGAAATACCAATTGGGtgataacaataatttgtttgattgGACATATGTTGGAAATGTCGCTGATGCCCATGTATTAGCGGCACAAAAGATTTTAGATAAATCTACAAGAGACGAAATTAGTGGTCAAACATTTTTCATAACTAACGATTCACCAACATACTTTTGGACATTGGCAAGAACTGTTTGGAAAAATGATGgttatattgataaatattacATCAAACTACCATACCCCGTAGCATTGACTTTGGGTTATATCAGTGAGTTTGTTGccaaaaatattttgaaaaaagagcCAGGTATTACACCTTTCAGGGTCAAGGTTGTTTGCGCAATAAGGTATCATAATATTGCTAAAGCTAAAAGATTATTAGGGTATAAACCAGAAGTCGATTTGGAAACTGGTATCAACTACACTTTAGATTGGATGAATGAAGATTTGTAA
- a CDS encoding component of the EKC/KEOPS complex, putative (Similar to S. cerevisiae PCC1;~In S. cerevisiae: proposed transcription factor involved in the expression of genes regulated by alpha-factor and galactose; component of the EKC/KEOPS protein complex with Kae1p, Gon7p, Bud32p, and Cgi121p; related to human cancer-testis antigens) codes for MKRKKKKSINHHHHHQKISSTDIITISITMSLPYTIELNIPFETSNQAEIAKNTLSPDPILRSDELTIDYATDSNNLKVKFSGVSDRVIRVAISNMIDNIKTIIECMDEFDGKKDHSFELQDYKNNG; via the coding sequence atgaaaagaaaaaaaaaaaaatcaatcaaccaccaccaccaccaccaaaaaatatCTAGTACTGacatcatcaccatctcCATAACGATGTCACTCCCGTATACGATCGAATTGAATATTCCATTTGAAACCTCCAATCAAGCAGAAATAGCAAAGAATACGCTATCACCAGACCCAATACTTAGATCAGATGAGTTGACAATTGATTATGCTACAGATTCCAACAATCTAAAAGTGAAATTTTCAGGAGTAAGTGATAGAGTTATACGAGTCGCCATAAGTAATatgattgataatattaaaacaattataGAATGTATGgatgaatttgatggtAAAAAAGATCACTCGTTTGAATTACAAGATTATAAGAATAATGGATAG